CTCGCTCTCAGCTTGCCGCTGGCCGCCGCTCAGGGGCGCGAAAGTACCCTGGTCCTGGGCGGCGACTTCTCGGATCTGATCACGCTCGATCCTGGCGTCTCGTACGAGTTCACCGGCTCGCTGGTCGCAGGCAATTTGTATGACACCCTGGTCGCCTACGAGGGCAACAACCTGACCACCCTGCGGCCACGTCTGGCATCAAGCTGGACCGTGACTCCCACCGCCAGCGGGTCGCGCCTCACCTTCAAGCTGCGCGACGCCAAATTCAGTACCGGGCGGCCCGTGACGGCTGCCGACGTGGTGTACTCGCTCAACCGGGTCATTCAGCTCAAGACGCCGTCGAGCTTCCTGCTGACCGATGTGGCAAACATCAAAGTCGGCTCGGTGACGGCCCCGGATGCCAGAACGGTGGTCATGGACATTCCCAAGACCGCCAACCCGAACATCGTACTGGCGCTGCTGACCTTCAACGTGGGCGGCGTGATTGACTCGACTGAAGCCAAAGCACATGAGCAGAGCGGCGACTTCGGCACCGGCTGGCTCAAGGACCACTCGGCGGGGTCGGGGCCGTTCATGCTCAACCGCTGGGACCGCAGCGCGCAGGTGGCGCTGGACGTCAATACCAACGCATTCAGGAAATCGCCAAACATCAAACGGGTCATCATGCGCTACATGCTGGAATCCTCGGCCCAGCAGTCGGCCCTCAACTCCGGTGAGATCGACGTGGCCTGGGACTACACCCCCGACGCCTTCAAGGCCGCACTCAGCAATCCCAAGCTCAAGGGCCTCAAGACCGGCACCTTCCAGTTGGCTTACCTCGGGATGAACTCGGCCAAAGGTTCACCCTTTGAAGACCCCCGCGTGCGTGAGGCGATGCGCTACGCCATCGATCAGGACGGCATCATCAAGAGCTTGCTGCAAGGCCTGGGGCGCAAAACCCAGACCATCATCCCCATTGGACTGACCGGGTCCAACAGTGCCTTACCGTATACCTACAACCCGGCCAAAGCCAAGGAGCTGCTGACGGCAGCAGGGAAGCCA
This portion of the Deinococcus rubellus genome encodes:
- a CDS encoding ABC transporter substrate-binding protein, giving the protein MHPAKERRPFRHALALALALSLPLAAAQGRESTLVLGGDFSDLITLDPGVSYEFTGSLVAGNLYDTLVAYEGNNLTTLRPRLASSWTVTPTASGSRLTFKLRDAKFSTGRPVTAADVVYSLNRVIQLKTPSSFLLTDVANIKVGSVTAPDARTVVMDIPKTANPNIVLALLTFNVGGVIDSTEAKAHEQSGDFGTGWLKDHSAGSGPFMLNRWDRSAQVALDVNTNAFRKSPNIKRVIMRYMLESSAQQSALNSGEIDVAWDYTPDAFKAALSNPKLKGLKTGTFQLAYLGMNSAKGSPFEDPRVREAMRYAIDQDGIIKSLLQGLGRKTQTIIPIGLTGSNSALPYTYNPAKAKELLTAAGKPNGFSVDFLVSTGSCSGGVPCQDLAAKIQSDLAKVGIKANIRQMVNSELLTTYRAQKAPLIQVAWSPDYADADGNGTPLADYNAKSLAWRNSWQNDQASKLAQSAAIETDPAKRINLYKQLTDLVAKDGPYVILYQPYKPVVLSASVVGFGRNANGDVRFEKVSKK